The following coding sequences are from one Streptomyces sp. NBC_01485 window:
- a CDS encoding DUF5926 family protein, translating to MAKKRPQTKAGRPQLTDGEVPVVGAREPCPCGSGRRYKACHGRAASHAATELVQRPFEGLPGEGDWVALRELVPAATVELALKAGLPEGVPSVTLATVLPMAWPALRRDDGSVLLGLQNDTPSGDISRDLADTLRRALEADPGTPVQARRAPADGPRMQDLLDPEGAFEPVVHSGFEFWVPDPQNAAPEVAASLERANAAAIPTVKLTGVDAAYWCETPDKNHLRWVMPYPEEQLLDALARLHAAGGSSLGEGTRLVGSFRAHGLTVPVWDLPSALTADDVEKPAAEFAERLATALASGEALTADERRARGGLTNRQVTLS from the coding sequence ATGGCCAAGAAGCGACCCCAGACGAAGGCCGGACGGCCGCAGCTCACCGATGGCGAGGTCCCGGTCGTCGGCGCGCGGGAGCCCTGCCCGTGCGGCAGCGGCCGCCGCTACAAGGCCTGTCACGGCCGGGCCGCCTCGCATGCCGCGACCGAGCTGGTGCAGCGCCCCTTCGAGGGCCTGCCGGGCGAGGGCGACTGGGTGGCGCTGCGCGAACTGGTGCCGGCCGCCACGGTCGAGCTGGCCCTGAAGGCGGGTCTGCCCGAGGGCGTCCCGTCGGTCACGCTCGCCACGGTGCTGCCGATGGCCTGGCCCGCCCTGCGCCGCGACGACGGCTCGGTGCTGCTCGGCCTGCAGAACGACACGCCGTCCGGCGACATCAGCCGCGACCTGGCGGACACCCTGCGGCGGGCCCTGGAGGCGGACCCCGGCACCCCGGTGCAGGCCCGCCGCGCCCCGGCCGACGGTCCTCGGATGCAGGATCTGCTCGACCCCGAAGGCGCGTTCGAGCCAGTCGTCCACAGCGGTTTCGAGTTCTGGGTGCCGGACCCGCAGAACGCCGCGCCGGAGGTGGCCGCCTCCCTGGAGCGGGCCAACGCCGCCGCGATCCCGACCGTGAAGCTGACCGGTGTGGACGCCGCGTACTGGTGTGAGACGCCGGACAAGAACCACCTGCGCTGGGTCATGCCGTACCCGGAGGAGCAGCTTCTGGACGCCCTCGCGCGGCTGCACGCGGCGGGCGGTTCGAGCCTCGGCGAGGGCACGCGCCTGGTGGGTTCCTTCCGGGCGCACGGTCTGACGGTGCCCGTCTGGGACCTGCCGAGCGCGCTCACCGCGGACGACGTGGAGAAGCCGGCAGCCGAGTTCGCCGAGCGCCTCGCCACCGCCCTGGCCTCGGGCGAAGCGCTCACGGCCGACGAGCGGCGCGCGCGTGGCGGCCTGACCAACCGACAGGTCACGCTGAGCTGA
- a CDS encoding glycerophosphodiester phosphodiesterase, whose translation MTHARQHHIQVVAHRGASEEAPEHTLAAYKKAIEDGADALECDVRLTADGHLVCVHDRRVNRTSNGRGAVSALELADLATLDFGSWKTREAREAWHARVEDPDWEVRPEDHEETSVLTLERLLELVSDAGRRVELAIETKHPTRWAGQVEERLLVLLKRFGLDAPASAAESPVRIMSFSARSLHRVRAAAPTMPTVYLMQFVSPRLRDGRLPAGVGIAGPSIRIVRNHPAYIERLKGAGHRVHVWTVNEPEDVDLCVELGVDAIITNRPRAVLRQLGRPGRPGRPGQPGQPGRPGR comes from the coding sequence GTGACCCACGCACGGCAGCACCACATTCAAGTCGTCGCTCACCGCGGGGCCTCCGAGGAGGCCCCCGAGCACACCCTGGCCGCGTACAAGAAGGCGATCGAGGACGGTGCGGACGCCCTCGAGTGCGATGTGCGGCTGACCGCCGACGGCCACCTCGTCTGCGTACACGACCGTCGCGTCAACCGTACGTCCAACGGCCGCGGCGCCGTCTCCGCCCTGGAACTCGCCGATCTCGCGACGTTGGACTTCGGCTCCTGGAAGACGCGGGAGGCGCGCGAGGCCTGGCACGCGCGCGTGGAGGATCCCGACTGGGAGGTCCGGCCCGAGGACCACGAGGAGACCTCCGTGCTGACCCTGGAGCGGCTGCTGGAGCTCGTCTCCGACGCGGGGCGCCGGGTGGAGCTGGCGATCGAGACCAAGCATCCGACGCGCTGGGCCGGACAGGTGGAGGAGCGGCTGCTGGTGCTGCTGAAGCGGTTCGGGCTGGACGCGCCCGCCTCTGCGGCCGAGTCCCCGGTGCGGATCATGAGCTTCTCGGCCCGCTCGCTGCATCGCGTGCGTGCCGCCGCGCCCACGATGCCGACGGTCTACCTGATGCAGTTCGTCTCGCCCCGGCTGCGCGACGGACGGCTGCCCGCGGGGGTGGGCATCGCCGGCCCGTCGATCCGGATCGTGCGCAACCACCCGGCGTACATCGAGCGCCTGAAGGGGGCCGGTCACCGGGTGCACGTGTGGACCGTGAACGAACCGGAGGACGTCGACCTCTGTGTCGAGCTGGGCGTCGACGCCATCATCACCAACCGCCCGCGCGCGGTGCTGCGACAACTGGGCCGGCCCGGCCGGCCTGGACGACCGGGCCAACCGGGCCAACCGGGCCGACCCGGCCGCTGA
- a CDS encoding bifunctional DNA primase/polymerase: MTQPTNIRRALALRLAAHGVPALPLRVGKVPFGNCPACAKNACGKTICGGRPNMKNPGPCHCPDVCHAWAAATTNPHILTSPPWEAAWRRAEAVAYHPGGAGVTVVDLDTPAAVAWARESLPATRTVPTTRGEHWLYRGVMRSANAVRPGVDVKSLMQYARWLGPGTGRMTMLPLAVRALVVKEDTTPAPAGLASSVPARAPWSRSVATGCRHTERYVRTGLERGLALVSARTESGAGSQAFGVARFLAAQHTHCPGPCALDAIGEEIVAAAVAVGVPEDYARRAVTNGLQTPSGRAA, encoded by the coding sequence ATGACGCAACCGACCAACATCCGGCGAGCCCTCGCCCTGCGCCTCGCCGCCCACGGTGTCCCGGCCCTGCCCCTGCGCGTGGGGAAGGTGCCGTTCGGCAACTGCCCGGCCTGCGCCAAGAACGCCTGCGGCAAGACCATCTGCGGCGGCCGGCCGAACATGAAGAACCCCGGCCCCTGCCACTGCCCCGACGTCTGCCACGCATGGGCCGCAGCCACCACCAACCCCCACATCCTCACCTCCCCGCCGTGGGAGGCGGCATGGCGACGGGCCGAAGCCGTCGCCTACCACCCCGGCGGGGCCGGGGTGACCGTGGTCGACCTCGACACCCCCGCCGCCGTCGCATGGGCCAGGGAGAGCCTGCCCGCGACCCGGACCGTGCCGACGACGCGCGGCGAGCACTGGCTCTACCGGGGCGTGATGCGGTCGGCGAACGCCGTGCGGCCCGGGGTCGACGTCAAGTCGCTCATGCAGTACGCCCGCTGGCTCGGCCCCGGCACCGGCCGCATGACCATGCTGCCGCTGGCCGTGCGCGCCCTGGTCGTGAAGGAAGACACCACCCCCGCCCCGGCAGGCTTGGCCTCTTCCGTCCCCGCCCGCGCCCCGTGGAGCCGCAGCGTGGCCACCGGATGCCGCCACACCGAACGCTACGTCCGTACCGGACTCGAACGCGGCCTCGCCCTCGTATCCGCCCGCACCGAATCCGGCGCAGGATCACAGGCCTTCGGTGTCGCCCGCTTCCTCGCCGCCCAGCACACCCACTGCCCTGGCCCCTGCGCACTGGACGCCATCGGCGAGGAGATCGTGGCCGCCGCCGTCGCCGTGGGCGTCCCGGAGGACTACGCCCGCCGCGCGGTCACCAACGGCCTCCAGACGCCCTCAGGGCGTGCGGCATGA
- a CDS encoding PP2C family protein-serine/threonine phosphatase: protein MLDIPSRVRVHVETPLAAQNDMGVCDAFEQYAPVREPDAMNAPHPPKVAGIDSTVPSPAHTVAPAPATPGTPTVPAASPGPSDSSGTSGSAGASGAAVPGALLTDRLAGWVSDLTTLHELTERLARTDALTDALTELLRAGAALVGARRGLVVLEPADRLGPDTTIGLGLGRADLGHIETVPRSALAFGRILDGLPGGEGEIAEPDLLAEDGLDPRHREVAARLGYAASYALPLETDGASGRLGAAVWLYDEPAEPGERQRHLVGLYVRYAAEHLARLLEIERTRACMKTMAEELLPSRLPRVPGVQLAARHRTGPRGGGDWYDALPLPDAALGLAVGSVTGSGPSAVAAMGRLRASLRAYAVMEGEDPVAVLSDLELLLRLTEPARSATALFAYCEPALRKITLAGAGHCPPLLVGERRTEFVETSVSAPLGMLACWEAPSVELEAEPGETVLLYTDGLLHRTGDTVDRAFARLHAAAAGVPKPLRQDPGAIADHVLRTVLPDGLAEQDSDEDVVLLAARFE, encoded by the coding sequence ATGCTGGACATCCCCTCACGAGTGCGTGTACATGTGGAGACACCGCTAGCGGCGCAGAATGACATGGGGGTTTGCGATGCTTTTGAGCAATACGCTCCGGTCCGAGAGCCGGACGCCATGAACGCCCCTCACCCTCCGAAAGTGGCTGGAATCGATTCAACGGTTCCCTCGCCCGCACACACTGTCGCGCCCGCGCCCGCCACCCCGGGCACCCCGACGGTCCCCGCGGCCTCACCAGGCCCCTCCGATTCTTCCGGTACCTCCGGTTCGGCCGGCGCCTCCGGGGCCGCCGTGCCGGGAGCCCTTCTGACGGACCGGCTCGCCGGCTGGGTCTCGGACCTCACGACCCTCCACGAACTCACCGAACGCCTCGCCCGCACGGACGCGCTGACGGACGCCCTGACGGAGCTGTTGCGGGCCGGAGCCGCCCTGGTGGGCGCCCGGCGCGGTCTCGTCGTCCTCGAACCCGCCGACCGGCTCGGGCCGGACACCACCATCGGCCTGGGCCTCGGCCGCGCCGACCTCGGCCACATCGAGACCGTCCCGCGCAGCGCCCTGGCCTTCGGCCGGATCCTCGACGGGCTGCCCGGCGGCGAGGGGGAGATCGCCGAGCCCGACCTGCTGGCCGAGGACGGCCTCGACCCCCGTCACCGCGAGGTGGCCGCCCGCCTCGGCTACGCCGCCAGCTACGCGCTCCCCCTGGAGACGGACGGCGCGTCGGGCCGTCTGGGCGCCGCCGTGTGGCTCTACGACGAGCCCGCCGAGCCGGGCGAGCGCCAGCGCCACCTGGTCGGCCTGTACGTCCGGTACGCCGCCGAGCACCTGGCCAGGCTCCTGGAGATCGAGCGCACGCGCGCGTGCATGAAGACGATGGCCGAGGAGCTGCTGCCCTCCCGGCTGCCGCGCGTGCCCGGCGTCCAGCTCGCCGCCCGGCACCGCACCGGCCCGCGCGGGGGCGGCGACTGGTACGACGCGCTGCCGCTGCCGGACGCCGCGCTGGGCCTCGCCGTCGGGTCCGTCACCGGGTCCGGGCCGAGCGCCGTCGCCGCGATGGGCCGGCTGCGCGCCTCCCTGCGGGCGTACGCCGTCATGGAGGGCGAGGACCCGGTCGCCGTCCTGTCCGACCTGGAGCTGCTGCTGCGCCTCACCGAGCCCGCCCGCTCCGCGACGGCCCTGTTCGCCTACTGCGAACCCGCCCTGCGCAAGATCACCCTGGCCGGTGCCGGGCACTGCCCGCCGCTGCTGGTCGGCGAGCGGCGCACGGAGTTCGTCGAGACCTCCGTGTCCGCGCCGCTGGGCATGCTGGCCTGCTGGGAGGCGCCGAGCGTGGAGCTGGAGGCCGAGCCCGGCGAGACGGTTCTGCTCTACACCGACGGCCTGCTGCACCGCACCGGCGACACCGTCGACCGCGCCTTCGCGCGGCTGCACGCGGCGGCCGCCGGGGTGCCGAAGCCGCTGCGGCAGGACCCCGGCGCGATCGCCGACCACGTGCTGCGCACGGTGCTGCCGGACGGGCTGGCCGAGCAGGACAGCGACGAGGACGTGGTGCTGCTGGCGGCCCGCTTCGAGTGA
- a CDS encoding DNA primase family protein, whose product MDTRTTDAEELPAPSNPLAVARRLLPDWQTEDGQLVCRRWRASWMRWTGTCWRELDEAQIRAAMYTRLEHTVYSTPGKDGQPEQREWAPTKQKISNLLDALGAITLLPTDTDAPTWLDTDGQAGDDGGPIVACENGLLRIRDRALLPHGPGFFNLVSVPFAYDPTATAPTWESFLAQIWPDDPDSIQALQEWFGYVLSGRTDQQKILLIVGPSRSGKGTIARVLKELVGKENLAGPTLAGLGTNFGLATLVGKPLAVISDARLSGNDSSQVVERLLTISGEDTIDVDRKYREQWTGRLPTRLMLLSNELPHFGDSSGVIAKRFVLLNMRVSWLGKEDTSLTDRLAAEMPGILNWALDGLARLQRTGRITEPKSSREAVTTMQDTASPTSAFVRERCTTGPTCSVPVDTLWNVWREWAEDNGVRPGTKQVFGRNLLSVVPPLNRTRPRDAYNRQVATYTGITVNASEPHLPES is encoded by the coding sequence ATGGACACCCGCACCACCGACGCCGAGGAACTGCCCGCGCCGTCCAACCCGTTGGCCGTCGCCCGCCGTCTCCTGCCGGACTGGCAGACCGAGGACGGACAGCTCGTGTGCCGACGCTGGCGCGCGTCCTGGATGCGCTGGACCGGGACCTGTTGGCGCGAGCTGGACGAAGCCCAGATCCGCGCCGCCATGTACACGCGCCTTGAGCACACCGTGTACAGCACCCCCGGCAAGGACGGGCAACCGGAACAGCGGGAGTGGGCACCGACGAAGCAGAAGATCAGCAACCTGCTCGACGCGCTCGGGGCCATCACCCTGCTGCCCACCGACACCGACGCCCCCACCTGGCTCGACACCGACGGCCAGGCCGGGGACGACGGAGGGCCGATCGTGGCGTGCGAGAACGGCCTGCTGAGGATTCGGGACCGCGCGCTTCTCCCGCATGGGCCGGGGTTCTTCAACCTCGTGTCCGTCCCCTTCGCCTACGACCCCACCGCCACCGCACCCACGTGGGAAAGCTTCCTGGCGCAGATCTGGCCCGACGACCCCGACAGCATCCAGGCACTTCAGGAGTGGTTCGGCTACGTGCTGTCCGGCCGGACCGACCAACAGAAGATCCTGCTCATCGTCGGACCGTCCCGCTCGGGCAAGGGCACCATCGCCCGCGTCCTCAAAGAGCTGGTCGGCAAGGAGAATCTCGCCGGCCCCACCCTTGCCGGACTCGGCACCAACTTCGGCCTTGCCACCCTGGTCGGCAAGCCGCTCGCGGTCATCTCCGACGCCCGTCTGTCCGGCAACGACAGCAGCCAAGTCGTCGAACGGCTCCTGACCATCTCCGGCGAGGACACCATCGACGTCGACCGCAAGTACCGCGAACAGTGGACCGGCAGACTGCCCACCCGGCTGATGCTGCTGTCCAACGAACTCCCGCACTTCGGCGACTCTTCCGGGGTCATCGCCAAACGGTTCGTGCTGCTCAACATGCGGGTGTCGTGGTTGGGCAAGGAAGACACCTCCCTCACCGACCGCCTCGCGGCCGAGATGCCCGGCATCCTCAACTGGGCCCTCGACGGACTCGCCCGCCTCCAGCGCACCGGCCGGATCACGGAACCGAAATCCAGCCGCGAAGCGGTCACCACCATGCAGGACACCGCCTCACCCACCAGCGCATTCGTCCGCGAACGCTGCACCACCGGACCCACGTGCAGCGTGCCCGTGGACACGCTGTGGAACGTCTGGCGGGAGTGGGCCGAGGACAACGGCGTCCGCCCCGGCACCAAACAGGTCTTCGGCCGCAACCTCCTCTCCGTCGTCCCCCCGCTCAACCGCACCCGCCCCCGCGACGCCTACAACCGGCAGGTGGCCACCTACACCGGAATCACGGTGAACGCGTCCGAACCACATTTGCCTGAGTCGTGA
- a CDS encoding S1C family serine protease gives MSTENEGKSEGTQVPPAPSAPPVPVESPSASPQAPEAAQASAAGAPESGWPPPTVPQGAPAAPVDGDWPPPTAAQPPSSPPQGSPAAPVDDWPTQPPATPLYADPGAGTHAYGTAGFADVAAGGVGEAGGSDGSGTVWGAAYQQPAPKSGRGRGGMVAAILIAALVAGGLGGGLGYTLAKNDDNNGSTTVSASTSGGAVKRDPGTVAGVAAKALPSTVTIEAESSNGEGGTGTGFVFDTQGHIVTNNHVVADAVDGGKVTATFPDGKKYDAEVVGHAQGYDVAVIKLKNAPSDLKPLTLGDSDKVAVGDSTIAIGAPFGLSNTVTTGIISAKNRPVASSDGTSSTSSYMSALQTDASINPGNSGGPLLDASGNVIGINSAIQSTGGGGLGGTTQSGSIGLGFAIPINQAKYVAQQLIKTGQPVYAKIGASVSLEDTTGGAKITEPVSGSASPIESGGPADQAGLKPGDVITKLDDMVIDSGRTLIGEIWTHKPGDKVTITYERGGKSHTVDLTLASRKGDS, from the coding sequence GTGAGCACCGAGAACGAGGGCAAGAGCGAGGGCACCCAGGTACCCCCGGCCCCGTCCGCACCCCCCGTGCCGGTGGAGTCTCCCTCTGCCTCCCCGCAGGCGCCGGAAGCCGCCCAGGCCTCCGCGGCGGGCGCGCCCGAGAGCGGCTGGCCGCCGCCCACCGTGCCCCAGGGAGCACCGGCGGCCCCGGTCGACGGCGACTGGCCGCCGCCGACCGCCGCGCAGCCGCCCTCCTCGCCGCCGCAGGGCTCCCCGGCCGCCCCCGTGGACGACTGGCCGACCCAGCCCCCGGCCACACCGCTGTACGCCGACCCGGGCGCAGGCACGCACGCGTACGGCACCGCCGGCTTCGCGGACGTCGCAGCGGGTGGAGTGGGTGAGGCAGGCGGGTCCGACGGGAGTGGGACCGTCTGGGGCGCCGCCTACCAGCAGCCCGCGCCCAAGTCCGGCCGTGGCCGCGGCGGCATGGTCGCCGCGATCCTGATCGCCGCGCTGGTCGCGGGCGGTCTGGGCGGTGGCCTCGGCTACACCCTCGCCAAGAACGACGACAACAACGGCTCGACGACCGTCTCCGCCTCCACCAGCGGCGGCGCCGTCAAGCGCGACCCGGGCACGGTCGCCGGGGTCGCCGCAAAGGCGCTGCCCAGCACGGTCACCATCGAGGCCGAGTCCAGCAACGGCGAGGGCGGCACCGGCACCGGCTTCGTCTTCGACACCCAGGGCCACATCGTCACCAACAACCACGTGGTCGCGGACGCGGTCGACGGAGGCAAGGTGACGGCCACCTTCCCGGACGGCAAGAAGTACGACGCCGAGGTCGTCGGCCACGCCCAGGGCTACGACGTCGCCGTCATCAAGCTCAAGAACGCCCCCTCGGACCTGAAGCCCCTCACCCTCGGCGACTCCGACAAGGTCGCGGTCGGCGACTCGACGATCGCGATCGGCGCGCCCTTCGGCCTGTCCAACACGGTGACGACGGGCATCATCAGCGCCAAGAACCGTCCGGTGGCCTCCTCCGACGGTACGAGCAGCACCTCCTCCTACATGAGCGCCCTGCAGACGGACGCCTCGATCAACCCGGGCAACTCCGGCGGCCCGCTGCTGGACGCCTCGGGCAACGTCATCGGCATCAACTCCGCGATCCAGTCCACCGGCGGCGGAGGCCTGGGCGGCACCACCCAGTCCGGCTCGATCGGCCTCGGCTTCGCCATCCCGATCAACCAGGCCAAGTACGTCGCCCAGCAACTGATCAAGACCGGTCAGCCGGTGTACGCGAAGATCGGCGCGTCCGTCTCGCTGGAGGACACGACGGGCGGCGCGAAGATCACCGAGCCGGTCTCGGGCAGCGCCTCCCCGATCGAGTCGGGCGGCCCCGCCGACCAGGCCGGCCTCAAGCCCGGCGACGTCATCACCAAGCTCGACGACATGGTGATCGACAGCGGCCGGACCCTCATCGGCGAGATCTGGACCCACAAGCCCGGCGACAAGGTCACGATCACCTACGAGCGCGGCGGCAAGTCCCACACCGTCGACCTCACCCTCGCCTCTCGCAAGGGCGACAGCTGA
- a CDS encoding tyrosine-type recombinase/integrase, which produces MKTYNVRIWGIRKRASKSAPFQLRWLVNGEEFQEPFTTRTLADARRAELLTATKNGEPFDVATGVPISEMREASSPTWYEHACAYAVMKWPGAAGKHRASVAETLSAVTAHLVSTQRGVPDRAVLRRALQTYAFQCRIDPESGEPVARKDSEELPREVETALDWVASHSLKMVDVAESDVLRGVLRVLSKRLNGRPAADNTVRRKHSVLSNSFKYAIERDLLTVNPLKRIDWTPPATSDEVDFQFVPGPAQVVELLEAVQETGTRGGHLHGFFACMYYAAMRPSEVANLKRSACKLPDQGWGELVLSKSRPEVGTGWTDDGKPYEERGLKRRARNATRPVPIPPALVSLLRAHLDTYGTAPDGRLFRGIRGGRVPSTEYAEVWKAARELALDAEDLETPYAHVPYSLRHAGVSLWIKAGVDPVEVARRAGHSPAVLWKFYAKILRGHQDASNSMIDAALADETDA; this is translated from the coding sequence TTGAAGACCTACAACGTGCGGATCTGGGGCATCCGGAAGCGCGCCAGCAAGTCGGCCCCCTTCCAACTCCGTTGGCTGGTCAACGGAGAGGAGTTCCAGGAACCGTTCACGACTCGGACGCTCGCCGACGCGCGACGGGCCGAACTGCTCACCGCGACCAAGAACGGCGAGCCGTTCGACGTGGCCACCGGGGTACCGATCTCGGAGATGCGCGAGGCATCCTCGCCTACCTGGTACGAGCACGCGTGCGCGTACGCCGTGATGAAGTGGCCCGGGGCGGCGGGTAAGCACCGCGCGAGCGTGGCCGAGACGTTGTCGGCGGTGACGGCGCACCTGGTCTCGACTCAGCGAGGCGTACCTGACCGTGCTGTACTTCGGCGCGCGCTCCAGACGTACGCCTTCCAGTGCCGGATCGATCCGGAGAGCGGCGAGCCGGTCGCCCGCAAGGACAGTGAGGAACTGCCGCGAGAGGTCGAGACCGCACTCGACTGGGTGGCGTCGCACTCATTGAAGATGGTCGACGTAGCGGAGTCCGATGTACTGCGCGGTGTCCTGCGCGTCCTGTCCAAGAGGCTGAACGGCCGCCCGGCCGCCGACAACACGGTGCGGCGCAAGCACTCGGTGCTGAGCAACTCGTTCAAGTACGCCATCGAGCGCGACCTTCTGACAGTCAACCCGCTGAAGCGAATCGACTGGACCCCGCCGGCCACCTCTGACGAGGTGGACTTCCAGTTCGTCCCCGGCCCCGCCCAGGTCGTCGAGCTGCTTGAGGCCGTACAAGAGACGGGGACCCGAGGGGGCCACCTCCACGGGTTCTTCGCGTGTATGTACTACGCCGCGATGCGCCCCTCGGAGGTCGCCAACCTGAAGCGGTCCGCCTGCAAGTTGCCTGATCAGGGGTGGGGCGAGCTGGTGTTGTCCAAGAGCCGCCCCGAGGTCGGGACCGGATGGACCGACGACGGCAAGCCCTACGAGGAACGGGGCCTGAAGAGGCGGGCCCGCAATGCGACGCGCCCCGTCCCGATCCCCCCGGCGCTGGTCAGTCTGCTGCGGGCGCACCTGGACACGTACGGGACGGCACCGGACGGACGGCTTTTCCGGGGTATCCGGGGTGGACGGGTGCCGTCGACCGAGTACGCCGAAGTATGGAAGGCGGCGCGCGAGCTGGCACTCGACGCCGAGGATCTGGAGACGCCCTATGCCCATGTGCCGTACTCACTGCGGCACGCGGGGGTCTCGCTGTGGATCAAAGCCGGGGTCGATCCGGTGGAGGTGGCCCGCCGCGCCGGGCACAGTCCAGCCGTCCTGTGGAAGTTCTACGCGAAGATCCTGCGCGGCCACCAAGACGCATCCAACAGCATGATCGACGCCGCCTTGGCCGACGAGACGGACGCCTGA
- a CDS encoding bifunctional DNA primase/polymerase gives MREILGKRRRLLSRRGDGRAELMDSALTFATEWQWPVLPGVMADQRSTSRCSCPDPECTVPGAHPFDPGLLAATTDGRMVRWWWSNRPAAPIVLATGGPAPCAVSLPALAASRALVALDRQGMRLGPVVASPTRWFLLVRPYTMEQLGELLYAKDFVPGSLRFHGEGGYITLPPSETGRGDIWWERAPLPGSASPWVPDVEAVVDAVVDALTRTGVSAPEL, from the coding sequence ATGCGCGAGATCCTCGGAAAGCGACGCAGGCTCCTGTCCCGGCGCGGCGACGGACGGGCCGAGTTGATGGACTCGGCCCTGACCTTCGCGACGGAATGGCAGTGGCCCGTCCTCCCGGGTGTGATGGCCGACCAGCGGAGCACGTCCCGCTGCAGCTGCCCCGACCCGGAGTGCACGGTCCCCGGTGCTCACCCCTTCGACCCCGGCCTCCTCGCGGCCACCACCGACGGGCGCATGGTGCGCTGGTGGTGGAGCAACCGGCCGGCCGCGCCGATCGTCCTGGCCACCGGGGGCCCGGCCCCCTGCGCGGTCAGCCTCCCCGCCCTCGCGGCCTCGCGCGCGCTCGTGGCGCTCGACCGTCAGGGCATGCGCCTCGGCCCGGTCGTGGCCTCGCCCACCCGCTGGTTCCTCCTCGTCCGGCCGTACACGATGGAGCAGTTGGGTGAGCTGCTCTACGCCAAGGACTTCGTGCCCGGCTCCCTGCGCTTCCACGGCGAGGGCGGCTACATCACGCTGCCCCCGTCCGAGACCGGCCGCGGCGACATCTGGTGGGAGCGCGCACCGCTGCCCGGCTCGGCCTCGCCCTGGGTGCCCGACGTCGAGGCCGTGGTGGACGCCGTCGTCGACGCCCTCACTCGTACGGGTGTGAGCGCCCCCGAGTTGTAG
- a CDS encoding helix-turn-helix transcriptional regulator, whose amino-acid sequence MSRPKLLKLPEVLEEIDMSRAAFYRMRARGKAPKLIKLPNGQIRCRRHDLDTWLNGCQDAA is encoded by the coding sequence ATGTCTCGCCCCAAGCTGCTGAAACTCCCCGAGGTTCTCGAAGAGATCGACATGAGCCGTGCCGCCTTCTACCGCATGCGGGCACGCGGGAAGGCACCGAAGCTCATCAAGTTGCCCAACGGGCAGATCCGTTGCCGCCGTCACGACCTGGACACCTGGCTGAACGGCTGCCAGGACGCGGCCTGA